The Brachybacterium huguangmaarense genome contains a region encoding:
- a CDS encoding alpha/beta hydrolase: protein MIRMRTDFFSDSLAMSTSMVVLMPQSADGQIGMAGSPADATDLPPVLYLLHGLSDDCTIWERRTSIERYAADLGIAVVMPEVRRSFYVDEAVGDAYWTFVSEELPQLVQRTFRVSADPADTFVAGLSMGGFGAFKLALNLPERFAAAACLSGVVDPAHLDLSAHGGHLRDRIWGDTDIETTNDNLPGLLRAAAPGSTPRLYVTCGTEDHLIEQNREFIALAEELGHDLTAVLRPGAHSWDLWDAAIQDVLAWLPLRGREA from the coding sequence ATGATCCGCATGCGCACCGACTTCTTCTCCGATTCCCTGGCGATGTCCACCTCCATGGTGGTGCTGATGCCGCAGTCCGCCGACGGCCAGATCGGCATGGCCGGCAGCCCGGCCGACGCCACGGACCTTCCGCCCGTCCTGTACCTGCTGCACGGCTTGAGCGACGACTGCACCATCTGGGAGCGCCGCACCTCGATCGAGCGCTATGCCGCGGATCTCGGCATCGCCGTCGTGATGCCCGAGGTCAGGCGTTCCTTCTACGTCGACGAGGCGGTCGGCGACGCCTACTGGACCTTCGTCTCCGAGGAGCTGCCGCAGCTCGTGCAGCGCACGTTCCGGGTCTCCGCCGACCCCGCCGACACGTTCGTCGCCGGGCTCTCGATGGGCGGCTTTGGCGCGTTCAAGCTCGCCCTCAACCTGCCCGAGCGCTTCGCCGCGGCCGCGTGCCTCTCGGGCGTGGTCGATCCCGCCCACCTCGACCTGAGCGCACACGGCGGTCACCTGCGGGACCGCATCTGGGGCGACACCGACATCGAGACGACGAACGACAACCTGCCGGGACTGCTGCGCGCGGCCGCGCCGGGCTCGACCCCGCGGCTGTATGTGACGTGCGGGACCGAGGACCATCTGATCGAGCAGAACCGCGAGTTCATCGCGCTCGCCGAGGAGCTCGGGCACGATCTGACCGCGGTCCTGCGGCCCGGGGCGCACAGCTGGGACCTGTGGGACGCGGCGATCCAGGACGTGCTCGCCTGGCTCCCCCTCCGCGGCCGCGAGGCCTGA